A stretch of the Haloplanus aerogenes genome encodes the following:
- a CDS encoding M28 family peptidase, producing the protein MEWIGETFTSDVGWTHLERLVDIGNRMTGSPGEREALTATRDALDAVGARNAHVDDFEIQGWIRGTSRIDTPDGEADCIALPRSPAATVSGPLVDCGDGLPEDFEDADLDGAIALVSSTVPDHYDRFIHRREKYYRAVEAGATGFVFRNHTPGCLAPTGSVGTDDAPVGPIPAVGVSREVGLRLARRHDGERVSLSVDCETPTAESGVVRADIGPETDRAVYLTSHVDAHDIAEGAVDNGAGTATVLEVTRALLARETPLDRRVRIVCFGAEEVGLRGSKREADLVDPDAVQAVVNCDGVCRGRTLQYYTHGFDELGAAVDRVADRFGHPVSLRPTQHPHSDHWPFVARGVPAILVSSDDGDRGRGWGHTRADTLDKLERRTLREAAILLTGLVADLAAADRIPRRDPADVAADLEREDLAAGMRATGDWPF; encoded by the coding sequence ATGGAGTGGATCGGCGAGACGTTCACCAGCGACGTGGGGTGGACGCATCTGGAGCGCTTGGTCGACATCGGGAACCGAATGACGGGGAGTCCGGGCGAACGCGAGGCGTTGACGGCGACACGCGATGCCCTCGACGCCGTCGGCGCCCGAAACGCCCACGTCGACGACTTCGAGATTCAGGGCTGGATCAGGGGGACGAGCCGGATCGACACGCCCGACGGCGAGGCCGACTGCATCGCCCTCCCGCGCAGTCCCGCGGCGACCGTCTCGGGACCGCTCGTCGACTGCGGCGACGGTCTCCCCGAGGATTTCGAAGACGCCGACCTCGACGGCGCTATCGCCCTCGTCTCCTCGACCGTTCCCGACCACTACGACCGCTTCATCCACCGTCGTGAGAAGTACTACCGTGCCGTCGAGGCCGGCGCGACGGGCTTCGTCTTCCGGAACCACACGCCGGGCTGTCTCGCCCCCACCGGGAGCGTCGGCACCGACGACGCTCCGGTCGGCCCCATCCCCGCCGTCGGCGTCAGTCGGGAGGTCGGCCTGCGTCTCGCCCGCCGGCACGACGGGGAGCGCGTCTCCCTCTCGGTCGACTGCGAGACGCCCACGGCCGAGAGCGGCGTCGTCCGCGCCGACATCGGCCCGGAGACCGACCGCGCCGTCTACCTGACCAGCCACGTCGACGCCCACGACATCGCGGAGGGGGCCGTCGACAACGGGGCCGGGACCGCGACCGTCCTCGAAGTCACGCGCGCCCTCCTCGCGCGCGAGACGCCCCTCGACCGTCGGGTTCGGATCGTCTGCTTCGGCGCCGAGGAGGTCGGCCTCCGTGGCTCGAAACGCGAGGCCGACCTGGTCGACCCCGACGCGGTGCAGGCGGTCGTCAACTGCGACGGCGTCTGCCGCGGCCGGACGCTCCAGTACTACACCCACGGGTTCGACGAACTCGGCGCGGCGGTCGACCGCGTGGCCGACCGATTCGGTCACCCCGTCTCCCTCCGCCCGACCCAGCATCCCCACAGCGACCACTGGCCCTTCGTCGCCCGCGGCGTGCCCGCCATCCTCGTATCGAGCGACGACGGCGACCGGGGACGGGGCTGGGGACACACCCGCGCGGACACGCTCGACAAACTGGAGCGTCGCACGCTCCGCGAGGCGGCCATCCTCCTGACGGGATTGGTGGCGGACCTCGCCGCCGCCGACCGCATCCCCCGCCGCGACCCCGCCGACGTCGCGGCCGACCTCGAACGCGAGGATCTGGCCGCGGGGATGCGCGCCACCGGCGACTGGCCGTTCTGA
- a CDS encoding DUF7318 family protein — protein MSSSGSTYGDIHRYEPARESTAAAITIVLLTVIEVVFVFMFAYGLVSGWGLSETGNMFLGAILAVIFVDLAFILALYRKEFLPDVVIVKKRRRKWEDLYIREEDVDGETLGDGAWDTVKRAVYPYYKR, from the coding sequence ATGTCATCGAGTGGAAGCACCTACGGCGACATTCACCGATACGAACCGGCCCGAGAGAGCACGGCAGCGGCCATCACGATCGTCCTCCTGACGGTCATCGAAGTCGTCTTCGTGTTCATGTTCGCCTACGGCCTCGTGAGCGGGTGGGGCCTCAGCGAGACGGGCAACATGTTCCTCGGAGCGATCCTGGCCGTGATCTTCGTCGACCTCGCGTTCATCCTCGCGCTGTACCGCAAGGAGTTCCTCCCCGACGTCGTCATCGTCAAGAAACGGCGTCGGAAGTGGGAGGACCTCTACATCCGCGAGGAGGACGTGGACGGCGAGACTCTCGGTGACGGGGCGTGGGACACAGTCAAACGCGCGGTCTACCCGTACTACAAGCGATAA
- a CDS encoding Zn-ribbon domain-containing OB-fold protein — protein sequence MTDAGYDEWLDAIDDGEGYYLECDEGHGALPPRRVCPHCGSSELERASLPSTGTVETFTICYVGGPDFEDEEPYATAIVDFGDVRLTGVVRGTDPENVTVGMPVEARVGTNRTTGEGLLILRAR from the coding sequence ATGACCGACGCCGGCTACGACGAGTGGCTGGACGCCATCGACGACGGCGAGGGTTACTACCTCGAGTGCGACGAGGGCCACGGCGCGCTCCCGCCGCGTCGGGTGTGTCCCCACTGCGGGTCGTCGGAACTCGAACGGGCGAGCCTACCGTCGACGGGCACCGTCGAGACGTTCACCATCTGCTACGTCGGCGGTCCCGACTTCGAGGACGAGGAGCCGTACGCGACCGCAATCGTCGACTTCGGCGACGTTCGCCTGACGGGCGTCGTCCGCGGCACCGACCCCGAGAACGTGACGGTCGGGATGCCCGTCGAGGCGCGGGTCGGCACCAACCGGACGACCGGCGAGGGCCTCCTCATCCTGCGGGCTAGGTAG
- a CDS encoding alpha/beta fold hydrolase: MKLRRLGLAAAGLAGGVVAGDRLLRDAAGELEPALDATERTYRWRGMDVAYAELGDAADPTLVCFHGINAAGSSGEFREVVDALAETHHVVVPDYPGFGRSDRPPLRYSAALYEDFVADFLAEYESPAVVASSLSAAYVARAADDRRVTLDSLLTICPTTVAGPAPPKTWLRELLRAPVVGTALFDALVSKPSIRYFNADHAYANPAAVSDDWTDYQWRTTHQPNARFAVASFVAGHCNSDIDLGAALRTCDAPVTLVWGRDATLPPLSRGRDLADEADARLVVFDHAKLLPHVEHPDAFVDAVREAT, from the coding sequence ATGAAACTCAGACGCCTCGGCCTCGCCGCCGCGGGCCTCGCCGGCGGGGTCGTCGCCGGCGACAGACTCCTTCGTGACGCTGCTGGCGAACTCGAACCCGCCCTCGACGCGACCGAACGGACGTATCGCTGGCGCGGGATGGACGTCGCGTACGCCGAACTGGGTGACGCCGCCGACCCGACGCTCGTCTGCTTCCACGGCATCAACGCCGCCGGCTCGTCCGGTGAGTTCCGCGAAGTCGTCGACGCCCTCGCCGAGACACACCACGTCGTCGTTCCAGACTACCCGGGATTCGGACGCTCGGATCGCCCGCCGCTTCGCTACTCCGCGGCGCTCTACGAGGACTTCGTCGCCGACTTCCTCGCGGAGTACGAATCCCCCGCCGTCGTCGCCTCGTCGCTCTCGGCCGCCTACGTCGCCCGCGCGGCCGACGACCGCCGGGTGACGCTCGACTCCCTCCTGACTATCTGCCCCACGACCGTCGCTGGCCCCGCCCCGCCGAAGACGTGGCTCCGCGAACTCCTCCGCGCCCCCGTCGTCGGCACGGCCCTGTTCGACGCCCTCGTCTCCAAGCCGTCGATCCGCTACTTCAACGCCGACCACGCCTACGCCAACCCGGCCGCCGTCTCCGACGACTGGACCGACTACCAGTGGCGGACCACCCACCAGCCGAACGCTCGCTTCGCCGTCGCCTCCTTCGTCGCCGGGCACTGCAACTCGGACATCGACCTCGGCGCCGCGCTCCGTACCTGCGACGCCCCCGTCACTCTCGTCTGGGGACGCGACGCGACCCTCCCGCCGCTCTCCCGTGGACGGGATCTGGCCGACGAGGCGGACGCGCGGCTCGTCGTCTTCGATCACGCCAAACTCCTGCCGCACGTCGAGCATCCGGACGCGTTCGTCGACGCGGTGCGCGAGGCTACCTAG
- the meaB gene encoding methylmalonyl Co-A mutase-associated GTPase MeaB, protein MSEARVDDLVAGVLDGEHRALARAITKIENREPGYRDLVSALHAHTGDAEVIGVTGSPGAGKSTLVDKLAKRYRDRGLTVGVVAVDPSSPYSGGAVLGDRIRMASNVGDMDVFFRSMSARGQLGGLSTATADAITALDAFGKDRIIVETVGAGQNEVDVVRTADTVVVLVQPGSGDDVQMLKAGILEIGDVFVVNKADMDGAATTVSDLREMLHMRDGSPASAGAAGHHGMGSMADGDDDVAEDSADDWDPVVVETVATENTGVEDLIDALDDHYAHLRETGELDRRERARYAEGIRQLLRSDTADLLEDEIARHGGMDALVDAVQAREADPYTVADRILDPLADCVDRRRE, encoded by the coding sequence ATGAGCGAGGCGCGTGTCGACGACCTCGTGGCCGGCGTCCTCGACGGCGAACACCGGGCGCTCGCCCGCGCCATCACGAAAATCGAGAACCGCGAGCCCGGTTACCGCGACCTGGTGTCCGCGCTCCACGCCCACACCGGCGACGCGGAGGTGATCGGTGTCACCGGCAGCCCCGGCGCCGGCAAGTCCACGCTGGTCGACAAACTCGCCAAACGGTACCGCGATCGGGGGCTCACCGTCGGCGTCGTCGCCGTCGACCCCTCGTCGCCGTACTCCGGCGGCGCGGTCCTCGGCGACCGCATCCGCATGGCCTCGAACGTCGGCGACATGGACGTGTTCTTCCGGTCGATGAGCGCCCGCGGCCAGTTAGGGGGACTGTCGACCGCTACCGCGGACGCCATCACCGCCCTCGACGCCTTCGGCAAGGACCGCATTATCGTCGAGACGGTCGGCGCCGGCCAGAACGAGGTGGACGTGGTCCGCACCGCCGACACCGTCGTCGTCCTCGTCCAGCCCGGAAGTGGCGACGACGTGCAGATGCTCAAAGCGGGCATCTTGGAGATTGGCGACGTGTTCGTCGTCAACAAGGCCGACATGGACGGCGCCGCGACCACCGTCTCCGACCTCCGGGAGATGCTCCACATGCGCGACGGATCGCCGGCGAGCGCTGGCGCTGCCGGCCATCACGGCATGGGGTCGATGGCGGACGGCGACGACGACGTGGCCGAAGACAGTGCCGACGACTGGGATCCTGTCGTCGTCGAAACCGTCGCCACCGAGAACACCGGCGTCGAGGACCTGATCGACGCCCTCGACGACCACTACGCCCACCTGCGGGAGACGGGCGAACTCGACCGGCGGGAGCGCGCCCGCTACGCCGAGGGGATCCGCCAACTCCTCCGCTCGGACACCGCGGACCTGCTCGAAGACGAGATTGCCCGTCACGGCGGGATGGACGCGCTCGTCGACGCGGTGCAGGCGCGGGAGGCGGACCCCTACACCGTCGCGGATCGGATTCTGGACCCGCTTGCCGACTGCGTCGACCGCCGCCGAGAATAA
- a CDS encoding DUF7315 family membrane protein yields MSSSDDRTDTQGSVRADEGGRDVVVPMRLYKTVTVFSTLIAVVAVVFGFVLLDAATIRLSLLRRLVIGALQMVGVSPPATVLSAILAVLGLASIAFGAGVYVLGTRFRARGMGNPQEDADESSDNG; encoded by the coding sequence ATGTCTTCTTCCGACGACCGCACCGATACGCAGGGGAGCGTCCGTGCCGACGAGGGCGGCCGCGACGTGGTCGTCCCGATGCGCCTGTACAAGACCGTCACCGTCTTCTCGACGCTCATCGCCGTCGTCGCCGTCGTCTTCGGGTTCGTCTTGCTCGACGCGGCGACGATCAGACTCAGCCTCCTGCGTCGCCTCGTGATCGGCGCGCTCCAGATGGTCGGGGTCTCGCCGCCCGCGACCGTCCTGAGCGCCATCCTCGCGGTCCTCGGCCTCGCGTCCATCGCCTTCGGCGCCGGCGTCTACGTGCTCGGGACGCGATTCCGCGCTCGCGGAATGGGAAACCCTCAAGAGGACGCCGACGAATCTTCGGATAATGGCTGA
- a CDS encoding halocyanin domain-containing protein, translating to MKRRDFLRVAGGSAAVGTAAATATPAAAQASFDGWMSDVGNYSEVADATGQSEVTITVGAQGNGGNFAFGPPAVQVDPGTTIIWEWNGEGGQHNVVAEEGGEFESELTAEAGFTFEQTFESEGVIKYFCQPHRALGMKGVVVVGAMPDSGGGGGGGGGEGGGGGEVDLHTLGVPIQAHWVGAATILGIIVSLIFSFYVLKYGESPHTGTGRGE from the coding sequence ATGAAGAGGCGGGACTTCCTGAGAGTGGCCGGTGGGTCCGCCGCCGTCGGAACGGCTGCCGCCACGGCGACGCCGGCCGCCGCGCAGGCGTCGTTCGACGGGTGGATGAGCGACGTTGGCAACTACAGCGAAGTGGCCGACGCGACCGGACAGAGTGAAGTGACGATCACGGTCGGTGCCCAGGGCAACGGCGGGAACTTCGCGTTCGGCCCGCCGGCCGTCCAGGTCGATCCCGGGACGACCATCATCTGGGAGTGGAACGGCGAAGGCGGTCAACACAACGTCGTCGCCGAGGAAGGTGGCGAGTTCGAGAGCGAACTCACCGCCGAAGCCGGCTTCACGTTCGAACAGACCTTCGAGTCCGAAGGTGTGATCAAGTACTTCTGCCAGCCCCACCGCGCGCTCGGCATGAAAGGCGTCGTCGTCGTCGGCGCGATGCCCGACTCCGGCGGCGGCGGCGGTGGCGGTGGTGGCGAAGGCGGTGGTGGCGGCGAAGTCGACCTCCACACGCTCGGCGTGCCGATTCAGGCCCACTGGGTCGGTGCCGCGACGATCCTCGGCATCATCGTCTCGCTGATATTCAGCTTCTACGTGCTGAAATACGGCGAGTCACCACACACCGGAACTGGGAGAGGAGAGTAA
- a CDS encoding NAD(+)/NADH kinase, translating into MSHDTDRRRATVNVAVRGGDDAVASAVGVGGATVVAEDDDPDLVVAVGDEAIQSAVTTPPNVPLLPVTAEGGRHLVARDSLDAAIAAVAAGDRRVDTHPILGLRDGDAVVRALRDVTLVTDAPASISEYAVTVGEERLGSVRADGVVVATPLGSDGYAAAAGGPVVEAGAGVAVVPIAPFSTTASRRVVDPDAPLTVSVERDGAVAVVVDGVRRDVVDRGADLQVERVDSLDVVTPTRTENF; encoded by the coding sequence GTGTCGCATGACACGGACCGGAGGCGGGCGACGGTGAACGTCGCCGTCCGCGGCGGCGACGATGCGGTGGCGTCGGCAGTGGGCGTCGGCGGCGCCACGGTCGTCGCCGAGGACGACGATCCGGATCTGGTCGTCGCCGTCGGTGACGAGGCCATCCAGTCGGCCGTCACGACCCCACCGAACGTCCCCTTGCTCCCGGTGACCGCCGAGGGCGGACGCCACCTCGTCGCCCGCGACTCGCTCGACGCCGCCATCGCCGCCGTCGCTGCCGGTGACCGCCGCGTCGACACCCACCCGATCCTCGGCCTCCGCGACGGCGACGCCGTCGTTCGTGCGCTCCGCGACGTGACGCTCGTCACCGACGCGCCCGCGAGTATCTCCGAGTACGCCGTCACCGTCGGGGAGGAACGACTGGGATCGGTTCGGGCCGACGGCGTCGTCGTCGCGACACCGCTGGGCAGCGACGGCTACGCCGCGGCGGCGGGTGGCCCCGTCGTCGAGGCCGGCGCTGGCGTCGCCGTCGTCCCTATCGCCCCGTTCTCGACGACGGCGTCGCGGCGGGTGGTCGATCCCGACGCCCCGCTCACCGTCTCCGTCGAACGCGACGGGGCCGTCGCCGTCGTCGTCGACGGCGTCCGTCGGGACGTTGTCGACCGGGGGGCCGACCTGCAGGTCGAGCGCGTCGATTCGCTCGACGTCGTGACGCCGACCCGAACGGAAAACTTCTAA
- a CDS encoding cobalamin B12-binding domain-containing protein, translated as MSTGQEQRTIRCLVAKVGLDGHDRGAHVIARAFRDAGFEVIYSGLHRAPEEIVQAAVQEDVDVLGISILSGAHNTLVPKVIEGLKEYGAFEDTLVLVGGIVPDEDRDDLKDAGVAEVFGPGTPMQETIDFVRENVQR; from the coding sequence ATGAGTACGGGGCAGGAACAGCGAACCATCCGGTGTCTCGTCGCCAAAGTCGGCCTCGACGGTCACGACCGCGGCGCGCACGTCATCGCTCGGGCCTTCCGCGACGCCGGGTTCGAAGTGATCTACTCCGGCCTACACCGCGCACCCGAGGAGATCGTGCAGGCCGCGGTACAGGAGGACGTGGACGTCCTCGGCATCTCCATCCTCTCGGGGGCACACAACACGCTCGTCCCGAAGGTGATCGAGGGGCTGAAGGAGTACGGCGCGTTCGAGGACACCCTCGTCCTCGTGGGCGGCATCGTCCCCGACGAGGACCGGGACGACCTGAAGGATGCGGGCGTGGCCGAGGTGTTCGGCCCCGGGACGCCGATGCAGGAGACGATCGATTTCGTCCGCGAGAACGTCCAGCGATGA
- a CDS encoding DUF7313 family protein encodes MQPLQFAVPVGALDALEPYIAHVVLALVLVNMFTRIRAHSVHQQQVDDGADELSRYLPHSITTVLLVLASFVFLIVEPHGGMVMSVLAIGLFLTDFFEFESRQVEARNDMTFERPKGAVAASLLALLYAGYQSLFVFIQPVWNAIV; translated from the coding sequence ATGCAACCGCTACAGTTCGCCGTCCCGGTCGGCGCCCTCGACGCGCTCGAACCGTACATCGCCCACGTGGTGCTGGCGCTGGTGCTGGTGAATATGTTCACGCGGATTCGCGCGCACTCGGTCCACCAGCAGCAGGTCGATGACGGGGCCGACGAACTGAGTCGGTATCTCCCGCACTCGATCACGACGGTCCTGCTGGTGCTCGCCTCGTTCGTCTTCCTGATCGTCGAACCCCACGGCGGCATGGTGATGTCGGTCCTCGCCATCGGCCTGTTCCTGACCGACTTCTTCGAGTTCGAATCCCGGCAGGTCGAAGCCCGGAACGACATGACGTTCGAACGGCCGAAAGGCGCCGTCGCGGCGTCGCTGCTCGCCTTGCTGTACGCCGGCTACCAGAGCCTGTTCGTCTTCATCCAGCCGGTCTGGAACGCCATCGTGTAG
- a CDS encoding cytochrome b, protein MSLEKKDDMDHEGWMKRKDLTPVESTFLTALIWMDKRLRIVDYLELLENLYYKVNLQMPKSHTEQYDLDNKFWYWYPLYALGSFSTLAYIVAAVSGALLGFYYAPAQTGDPSTAYNSITFIMTDLQFGFMLRSIHRWSAQVMVAAVFLHMLRVYFTGAYKEPRELNWLLGIVLISLTMVFGYTGYLLPWDQLAFWAGQIGVEMSLSIPLAGEWIAQLLFGGFTLSQATLQRMYIIHVFLLPFVVTTLIAIHIGIVWVQGIAEPH, encoded by the coding sequence ATGAGCCTAGAAAAGAAAGACGACATGGACCACGAGGGGTGGATGAAGCGGAAGGATCTGACACCCGTCGAGTCCACCTTCCTGACGGCCCTCATCTGGATGGACAAGCGGCTCCGGATCGTCGACTACCTGGAGTTGCTGGAGAACCTGTACTACAAGGTCAACCTCCAGATGCCGAAGAGCCACACCGAGCAGTACGACCTCGACAACAAGTTCTGGTACTGGTACCCGCTGTACGCGCTCGGATCGTTCTCGACGCTGGCGTACATCGTCGCCGCGGTCAGTGGTGCCCTTCTCGGGTTCTACTACGCCCCGGCACAGACCGGCGATCCGAGTACGGCGTACAACTCGATCACGTTCATCATGACGGACCTCCAGTTCGGGTTCATGCTGCGATCCATCCACCGGTGGTCGGCACAGGTGATGGTCGCGGCCGTGTTCCTCCACATGCTCCGCGTGTACTTCACGGGAGCGTACAAGGAGCCACGCGAACTCAACTGGCTGCTCGGCATCGTGCTCATCAGCCTGACGATGGTGTTCGGGTACACGGGCTACCTGCTCCCGTGGGACCAGCTCGCCTTCTGGGCGGGACAGATCGGCGTCGAGATGTCGCTGTCCATCCCGTTGGCCGGCGAGTGGATCGCCCAGCTCCTGTTCGGCGGCTTCACCCTGAGTCAGGCGACGCTCCAGCGGATGTACATCATCCACGTGTTCCTGCTCCCGTTCGTCGTGACGACGCTGATCGCCATCCACATCGGCATCGTCTGGGTTCAGGGCATCGCGGAACCCCACTAA
- a CDS encoding cytochrome b family protein gives MSENESTTDETRTDGGSPGIVAPDDETPTWRERKERTTGLSRLTYEYFERARREDQDLRTESDYVERDVLAFPTWPHETVRNLAIASFFTGMIFFLSATMPPHIGAPANPSSTPAIILPDWYLYWSFGLLKLGPLNPDLAILGGQKLTADRTYGVLANVVVVGFIAIVPFLNKGSARRPVEQPFWSAVGVGGVVFALTISLLAVKNLMPMDVHLLFDLTFLLPIVATTVTYAVLKTMREGYMYDLNRRYYRLRPPK, from the coding sequence ATGAGCGAGAACGAATCCACCACGGACGAAACGCGCACCGACGGCGGCAGCCCGGGCATCGTCGCCCCGGACGACGAGACGCCAACGTGGCGCGAGCGCAAGGAACGGACGACGGGGCTCTCGCGGCTCACGTACGAGTACTTCGAGCGCGCCCGTCGCGAGGACCAGGACCTGCGAACCGAGTCGGACTACGTCGAACGGGACGTGCTCGCGTTCCCGACGTGGCCCCACGAGACGGTCCGTAACCTCGCCATCGCGTCCTTCTTCACCGGGATGATCTTCTTCCTCTCGGCGACGATGCCGCCGCACATCGGCGCGCCGGCCAATCCGAGTTCGACGCCGGCGATCATCCTGCCCGACTGGTATCTCTACTGGTCGTTCGGCCTGCTGAAGCTCGGCCCGCTGAACCCCGACCTCGCCATCCTCGGCGGGCAGAAGCTCACCGCCGACCGCACCTACGGTGTGCTGGCGAACGTCGTCGTCGTCGGCTTCATCGCCATCGTTCCCTTCCTGAACAAGGGATCGGCCCGGCGGCCGGTCGAGCAGCCGTTCTGGTCGGCCGTCGGCGTCGGCGGCGTCGTCTTCGCGCTCACCATCAGCCTGCTGGCGGTCAAGAACCTGATGCCGATGGACGTCCACCTGCTCTTCGACCTGACCTTCCTCCTGCCCATCGTGGCGACGACGGTCACCTACGCGGTGCTGAAGACGATGCGCGAGGGGTACATGTACGACCTCAACCGGCGGTACTACCGGCTCCGACCGCCGAAGTGA
- a CDS encoding DUF7314 family protein, with protein MADEFIKGLGIFTGAGLGWLTLAGWYRTPGFESTRQLVSPASPSPASADMFNLLGIMLMDVLFWFALLGPLAFWIVLPAVRQARKAMENRSA; from the coding sequence ATGGCTGACGAATTCATCAAAGGGCTCGGCATCTTCACGGGTGCGGGGCTCGGCTGGCTCACGCTCGCTGGGTGGTACCGGACGCCGGGATTCGAGAGCACGCGCCAGCTCGTGAGTCCGGCCTCTCCCAGTCCGGCGAGCGCCGACATGTTCAACCTGCTCGGCATCATGCTGATGGACGTGCTCTTCTGGTTCGCCCTCCTCGGCCCACTGGCGTTCTGGATCGTCCTGCCGGCCGTTCGACAGGCCCGCAAGGCGATGGAAAACCGGAGTGCGTAA
- a CDS encoding thiolase domain-containing protein — MTGVRVAGVGLTQFGRHPERTGRDLFGEAALAARKESAVPPEDIESINYGNFMGSLAERQGHQAPLMAEMAGLQCPATRYEEACASAGVAIREAVRTVRSGEADVVLAGGCERMTNLSTADVTEALATAADELYEIRAGMTFPGAYALMARAYFEQFGGEREDLAHIAVKNHDNALPNEYAQFHRAITVGEVLDAPMVSDPIGLLDACPVTDGASAIVLVSDEYAEEHDLDAPVSITGSGQGGDNLALHDRENLAVTPATERAAAEAYDDAGCTAGDVDLVEVHDCFTIAEVLALEGLGFYDSGEGIGAARRGETTATGKLPVNLSGGLKAKGHPVGATGGSQIAEMTRLLRGDHPNSEHVEDATLGVTHNAGGTVASAVVHVLEVDR, encoded by the coding sequence ATGACAGGCGTACGTGTCGCCGGCGTCGGTTTGACGCAGTTCGGGCGACATCCGGAACGGACCGGGCGCGATCTGTTCGGTGAAGCCGCCCTCGCCGCCCGCAAGGAGTCGGCCGTCCCTCCCGAAGATATCGAGTCGATCAACTACGGAAACTTCATGGGGTCGCTGGCGGAGCGGCAGGGCCACCAGGCGCCCCTCATGGCCGAGATGGCCGGCCTCCAGTGTCCGGCGACGCGCTACGAGGAAGCGTGTGCGTCCGCCGGTGTCGCGATCCGGGAAGCGGTCCGGACCGTCCGCTCCGGCGAGGCCGACGTCGTTCTCGCCGGCGGCTGTGAGCGGATGACCAATCTCTCGACCGCCGACGTGACCGAGGCCCTCGCCACGGCGGCCGACGAACTCTACGAGATTCGCGCCGGGATGACCTTCCCCGGCGCGTACGCCCTGATGGCGCGGGCGTACTTCGAACAGTTCGGCGGGGAACGGGAGGATCTCGCACACATTGCGGTGAAAAATCACGACAACGCCCTCCCCAACGAGTACGCGCAGTTCCACCGCGCCATCACCGTCGGCGAGGTGCTCGACGCGCCGATGGTCTCCGACCCCATCGGCCTGCTCGACGCCTGCCCAGTCACGGACGGCGCGAGCGCGATCGTCCTCGTCAGCGACGAGTACGCCGAGGAACACGACCTCGACGCGCCGGTGTCGATCACCGGGTCGGGACAGGGCGGCGACAACCTCGCGCTCCACGACCGCGAGAACCTCGCGGTCACGCCGGCAACCGAGCGCGCGGCAGCCGAGGCGTACGACGACGCCGGCTGTACAGCCGGCGACGTCGACCTCGTCGAGGTTCACGACTGCTTCACTATCGCGGAAGTGCTGGCGCTCGAAGGGCTGGGCTTCTACGACTCCGGTGAGGGTATCGGCGCCGCGCGCCGCGGCGAGACGACGGCGACCGGCAAACTGCCGGTCAATCTCTCGGGCGGCCTGAAGGCGAAGGGCCACCCCGTCGGCGCCACTGGCGGCAGTCAGATCGCGGAGATGACGCGCCTGCTCCGCGGCGACCACCCGAACAGCGAACACGTCGAGGACGCGACGCTCGGCGTCACGCACAACGCCGGCGGGACCGTGGCCTCTGCGGTCGTCCACGTCTTGGAGGTGGACCGATGA